From one Trifolium pratense cultivar HEN17-A07 linkage group LG1, ARS_RC_1.1, whole genome shotgun sequence genomic stretch:
- the LOC123903048 gene encoding uncharacterized protein LOC123903048 → MGNCLSNSTETLTAEILPNDGATVYPTVRLHGTPDSIFSTYIRFAILQNTTTTSSDTVSSSRPSLPAPPNETARGLRSNWENSITVPMKSDFESGSRDALLRFIDTRFPDLSVPEESSKAVVLSDGESEDGTVSLMVRVTRLQHKSVTWHVERLVRWAEDLATRGGKKAVDPKMGSWKMEVRKFGRSYSQLLDLMMEHAQMEERLIFPIFDRADRGLTKAAKEEHARDLPIMNGIKEIIKSIEVLDSGSSNYREALYNLSTRLNSFQEQCKQHFMEEELELLPLMEAVELSREQDERALEQCFDVMQATHSGLLKFLVEGLSPKDAMKYLDLISMCRDRERMEYMLRMIIE, encoded by the exons atggGAAACTGTTTAAGTAATTCAACGGAAACACTCACGGCGGAGATTTTACCTAACGACGGAGCCACCGTCTACCCCACCGTTCGGTTACACGGCACGCCGGACAGTATTTTCTCTACATACATTCGTTTCGCCATTCTCcaaaatactactactacttcGTCCGATACTGTTTCATCTTCCAGACCTTCGCTGCCGGCACCGCCGAATGAGACGGCGCGTGGCTTACGATCCAACTGGGAGAATTCGATTACTGTTCCAATGAAGTCGGATTTCGAGTCAGGCTCCCGCGATGCGCTTCTACGGTTTATCGACACGCGATTCCCGGATTTATCGGTGCCGGAAGAATCGTCGAAGGCGGTGGTACTGAGTGATGGTGAGAGTGAGGATGGAACGGTGTCGTTAATGGTGAGGGTGACGCGGTTGCAGCATAAGAGTGTGACGTGGCATGTGGAGAGGTTGGTGAGATGGGCGGAGGATCTGGCGACACGTGGAGGGAAGAAGGCCGTTGATCCGAAAATGGGAAGTTGGAAGATGGAGGTGAGGAAATTTGGAAGGAGTTACTCTCAGTTGTTGGATTTGATGATGGAGCATGCTCAAATGGAAGAAAGACTCATCTTCCCTATTTTTGATCGTGCTGATCGAG GGCTAACTAAAGCTGCAAAGGAGGAACATGCTAGGGACCTTCCTATCATGAATGGCATCAAAGAAATCATCAAATCTATTGAGGTTTTAGACTCAGGAAGTTCCAATTACAGAGAGGCTTTGTACAATCTTTCTACTAGGCTCAATTCATTTCAG GAACAATGCAAACAACACTTCATGGAAGAGGAGTTGGAATTACTTCCATTAATGGAGGCAGTGGAATTGAGCAGAGAGCAAGATGAAAGAGCACTAGAGCAATGTTTTGATGTGATGCAAGCAACACATAGTGGGTTGTTAAAGTTCCTTGTTGAAGGGCTCTCACCTAAAGATGCAATGAAATACTTGGACTTGATCAGCATGTGTAGGGACAGAGAGAGAATGGAATATATGCTCAGAATGATAATTGAATGA